GCCGGGTTGGCCGTGTCCTGGTCGGCGTGGCCGAAGTACAGCTCCGCGGTGATGCGGTCGGCGAGCAGGTGGGGGCTGTCCGGCGCATCGGTCGCGAGGAACGCGCCGTGGAATCCGCCGGCGGCGGCGACGCGGTCCGGGTAGGTCCCCGCGGTGCGCAGGGCGAGCCCGGCGCCCATGCAGTAGCCGGTCACCCCGGCGGGACCTTCGGTGGTCAGCGGGGAGGCGGCCAGCCAGTCGAGGTAGACGGCGGCGTCCCGCATCGCCCGCTCGGGCGTCAGTGTCTGCGCGGCCGGCCGAATGCTCGCGATGACATCAGGGCGCTCGGCGAGGTCGATGAACTCGGGCAGCTCCGCGACCGGAGCCTTGCTGTAGCGGTAGAAGACGTTGGGCACCAGGACGACGTATCCGGCCGCCGCGAGACGGTCGGC
Above is a genomic segment from Streptomyces sp. R21 containing:
- a CDS encoding dienelactone hydrolase family protein — protein: MTTAVHGSSVDIPTPDGTADAYLVHPADGGPHPAVLLYMDGFGLRPHLKSMADRLAAAGYVVLVPNVFYRYSKAPVAELPEFIDLAERPDVIASIRPAAQTLTPERAMRDAAVYLDWLAASPLTTEGPAGVTGYCMGAGLALRTAGTYPDRVAAAGGFHGAFLATDAPDSPHLLADRITAELYFGHADQDTANPADQIDRLDKALSAAGVHHRGEIYPGAQHGYTQADTSMYSEEAAERHWAALLDLFGRRL